A single Bacillus sp. OxB-1 DNA region contains:
- a CDS encoding 2-hydroxyacid dehydrogenase: MKPKVYITRKLPDEIINRLTEMCEVRMWEEEDVPVPYEVLEKEIQEIDGLLCLLTENINEELMEKSRKLKIIANMAVGFNNIDIMSAKERGILVTNTPGVLTETTADLTFALLMATARRLVEASDYLKGGEWKTWSPMQLTGQDIHGSTLGIIGLGEIGEALVKRAKGFDMNVVYYNRTRKYEKEEKLEIKYVSLDELLGVSDFVCVMTPYTTETHHLIGENQLSLMKASAILINTARGGIVDEMALFKALKNKKIWGAGIDVFEQEPVSLNHPLLTLSNVVSLPHIGSASVVTRMKMADLAVTNLLQGLSNSIPNNLIKV; the protein is encoded by the coding sequence ATGAAACCAAAGGTATACATTACTAGAAAGTTGCCGGATGAAATTATAAATCGACTTACTGAAATGTGCGAGGTGCGAATGTGGGAGGAAGAAGATGTTCCGGTTCCATACGAAGTTTTAGAAAAGGAAATCCAGGAAATTGATGGTTTATTATGCTTATTAACAGAAAATATTAACGAAGAGTTAATGGAAAAATCACGAAAACTGAAAATCATTGCAAATATGGCTGTTGGTTTTAATAATATTGATATTATGAGCGCAAAAGAAAGAGGGATTCTGGTTACAAATACGCCAGGGGTATTAACTGAAACAACAGCGGATTTAACATTTGCTCTTCTGATGGCAACTGCTCGTAGATTGGTCGAAGCTTCGGATTATTTGAAAGGGGGGGAATGGAAAACATGGTCTCCTATGCAATTGACCGGCCAAGACATACATGGTTCTACTCTGGGGATTATTGGATTGGGAGAGATCGGAGAGGCTCTCGTAAAAAGAGCTAAAGGCTTTGATATGAATGTCGTATATTATAATAGAACACGGAAATATGAAAAAGAAGAAAAGCTCGAAATAAAATATGTTTCATTAGATGAATTGTTGGGAGTATCTGACTTTGTTTGTGTCATGACTCCATATACTACCGAGACCCATCATTTAATAGGAGAAAATCAGTTGTCCCTGATGAAGGCAAGTGCAATTCTTATTAATACAGCAAGAGGTGGAATCGTAGACGAGATGGCATTATTTAAAGCTTTAAAAAATAAAAAAATCTGGGGTGCCGGTATCGACGTTTTTGAACAAGAACCGGTATCACTAAACCACCCCTTGCTAACCTTGTCGAATGTTGTATCACTGCCGCATATTGGGAGTGCAAGTGTGGTTACTAGAATGAAAATGGCAGACTTAGCTGTTACCAATTTACTGCAAGGTTTATCAAATTCGATTCCAAATAACTTAATTAAAGTATAA
- a CDS encoding RraA family protein produces MDLGFRVFPVEKRVDLATVEQFRDIVTAHISDNMCRLQAAGTELTPHHKEGKLLGTAFTVKTRPGDNLMVHKAIDMAIPGEVIVVDAGGDTTNAIIGEIMQRIAKKKGIAGIVINGAIRDSLAIKSDTFPVYAKGVTHRGPYKDGPGEINVPISLNGMIVHPGDLIIGDEDGLVAIPMEEVNNVLRKAKAMAKKEEEIFNAIEQGTVDREWVNNLLEEKGCKLFETSNEIK; encoded by the coding sequence ATGGATCTAGGTTTTAGAGTGTTTCCTGTAGAGAAGCGAGTCGATCTAGCTACTGTCGAACAGTTCAGAGATATAGTAACGGCACATATTAGTGATAATATGTGCCGTTTACAAGCAGCGGGAACTGAATTAACACCTCACCATAAAGAGGGGAAATTGCTTGGCACGGCTTTTACTGTTAAAACCAGGCCAGGGGATAATCTAATGGTGCATAAAGCGATTGATATGGCAATTCCGGGTGAAGTGATCGTGGTTGATGCAGGAGGTGATACTACCAATGCAATTATCGGGGAAATTATGCAAAGAATCGCCAAGAAAAAAGGTATTGCAGGAATTGTTATCAATGGAGCCATCCGTGATTCACTAGCAATAAAAAGTGATACTTTCCCTGTATATGCAAAAGGTGTAACACACCGGGGTCCTTATAAAGATGGACCAGGCGAAATCAATGTGCCTATTTCTCTTAATGGAATGATCGTCCATCCTGGAGATCTTATTATTGGAGACGAAGATGGCCTCGTCGCAATTCCGATGGAAGAAGTAAATAATGTATTGAGAAAAGCAAAAGCCATGGCCAAGAAAGAAGAGGAAATCTTTAATGCTATTGAACAAGGAACAGTGGATAGAGAATGGGTGAATAACCTTTTAGAAGAAAAAGGATGCAAGCTATTTGAGACATCAAATGAAATTAAGTGA
- a CDS encoding enoyl-CoA hydratase/isomerase family protein: protein MNMNLSVQEGVAHLILNNPPLNILSNKVKSDIKEAFYSLANDETVRVVLFETVGDHFCCGADLSEFPNRINNNGAKEAWINGHEMLQSILDLPQPSIVCVKGNALGGGAELASAFDIRLFAHDVIFGYPEVSRAVFPGNGGMERFIQLLGIANATYLFLTGERITASEARRIGMANKVVDRKQLESEGMYIARLLASYSNPAIQTIKRTINNYQHGNQFFQKGMSDFAMLHDTEDIKESVNAFFEKRKPVYRHN, encoded by the coding sequence ATGAATATGAATCTATCAGTTCAAGAAGGAGTTGCCCATTTAATATTAAATAACCCACCTTTAAATATTTTATCCAATAAAGTAAAAAGCGATATAAAAGAAGCTTTTTATTCTCTTGCAAACGATGAAACGGTTAGAGTGGTTTTATTTGAAACTGTTGGGGATCACTTCTGTTGCGGAGCAGATTTAAGTGAGTTTCCTAATCGAATTAATAACAATGGAGCAAAAGAAGCTTGGATTAATGGACATGAAATGTTGCAAAGTATTTTGGATCTACCCCAACCATCTATTGTATGTGTGAAAGGTAATGCTTTGGGGGGGGGAGCTGAATTAGCAAGTGCCTTTGATATCAGATTGTTTGCACACGATGTCATTTTTGGATATCCAGAGGTAAGCAGAGCCGTCTTCCCAGGTAATGGTGGAATGGAACGATTTATACAATTATTAGGTATAGCGAATGCAACATATTTATTTTTAACAGGAGAAAGAATAACCGCGTCTGAAGCGAGGAGAATAGGTATGGCCAATAAAGTGGTTGATAGAAAACAATTAGAATCTGAGGGAATGTATATAGCAAGATTGTTGGCTTCTTACTCGAACCCTGCCATTCAAACAATAAAAAGGACAATCAATAATTACCAGCACGGTAATCAGTTTTTCCAAAAAGGAATGAGTGATTTTGCTATGCTCCATGATACAGAAGATATAAAAGAATCGGTAAATGCTTTTTTTGAAAAAAGAAAACCAGTTTACCGACACAATTAA
- a CDS encoding FAD-binding protein, with product MKIDYIYESDVLVVGGGGAAARAALSATQAGASVRMAVKAKWLSSGSTATAFSELLAIAAAIGHEDERDQPEVHYEDTLDAGRGFIDPELAWTLASEVPDRIQDLLDIGLNFDKQENGKLVQGMSDFATYPRTCRVNGVTARHILVALSKEIKKLNVTIDENIMVFKLLTDSNKKIIGALGIIRDTNEIVLYKAPSIVLACGGAHHIYKYAVGTPDMTGNGYAMAYELGIPLINMEFVQIGPASINPSITLLSGPVWKAKPILTNGKGENILEKHVPSGVSIDDVYSKKVFPFTISTAAFYLDTSIQKEIEQNPTPSGGVWGIIPIESEHIVEKKMPKTKGVLKSKGIDIYNNRFEVALAAQCMNGGALIESPDGTTIIDGLFLAGETAGGLRGPDRPGGNSLAEGQVFGHRTGNAAAKYSRKNILKSEYDQETDIVLTTLNNWIEKSTGTKELHDAVLALQETMYKNCLVIRNEERLNYALETINKLEKSLEIGEFHINKKNVFTAIDLKHMLITAKSIVLSAQTRTESRSCHFREDYPEKDDSNWIKSIYVIKDNDEMEVRTRYWPNHRKSGVNL from the coding sequence ATGAAAATAGATTATATTTATGAATCTGATGTGCTGGTTGTTGGAGGGGGAGGAGCTGCGGCCAGAGCAGCTCTTTCTGCAACACAAGCAGGGGCAAGTGTTCGAATGGCAGTAAAAGCAAAGTGGTTAAGCAGCGGCTCAACTGCTACCGCCTTTTCTGAATTATTGGCAATCGCTGCTGCAATTGGCCATGAAGACGAACGAGATCAACCCGAGGTTCATTATGAAGATACTTTAGACGCCGGGCGGGGATTTATTGATCCGGAATTGGCATGGACCCTTGCTTCAGAAGTACCAGATCGTATACAAGATCTTCTCGACATTGGGTTGAATTTTGACAAACAAGAAAACGGAAAATTAGTTCAAGGAATGAGTGATTTTGCCACTTACCCAAGAACATGCAGAGTTAACGGAGTTACTGCTCGTCATATTTTAGTTGCACTTTCAAAAGAAATTAAAAAGCTCAATGTTACGATTGATGAAAACATTATGGTGTTTAAATTATTAACAGATTCAAATAAAAAAATTATCGGTGCGTTGGGTATTATTAGAGACACAAACGAAATTGTTTTATATAAAGCCCCTTCTATTGTTCTTGCGTGTGGGGGTGCACACCATATCTATAAATATGCGGTTGGCACCCCTGATATGACAGGCAATGGATATGCAATGGCTTACGAATTGGGAATCCCTTTGATCAACATGGAGTTTGTACAAATCGGACCGGCATCAATAAATCCTTCAATCACCCTCCTTTCCGGCCCTGTTTGGAAAGCCAAACCGATTTTGACAAATGGTAAAGGAGAAAATATTCTTGAAAAACATGTGCCATCCGGGGTTTCTATTGATGATGTTTATAGTAAGAAGGTTTTCCCATTTACTATTTCGACAGCAGCTTTTTACTTAGATACCTCCATTCAAAAAGAAATCGAGCAGAATCCCACTCCAAGTGGTGGTGTGTGGGGAATTATACCCATCGAGTCTGAACATATTGTAGAAAAAAAGATGCCAAAAACAAAAGGAGTACTAAAATCAAAAGGAATCGATATTTATAATAATCGCTTTGAGGTGGCTCTTGCAGCGCAATGTATGAATGGAGGAGCGTTAATTGAAAGTCCAGATGGCACGACAATAATAGATGGTTTATTTCTTGCAGGCGAAACTGCGGGCGGGTTACGTGGTCCAGATCGCCCTGGGGGAAATTCATTGGCTGAAGGACAAGTTTTTGGACATCGCACAGGTAATGCAGCAGCAAAGTATTCTAGAAAGAACATATTAAAATCAGAGTATGATCAAGAGACAGATATTGTGTTAACAACTTTAAATAATTGGATTGAGAAAAGTACTGGGACAAAAGAATTGCATGATGCTGTTCTTGCTCTCCAAGAGACCATGTACAAAAATTGTCTTGTTATTCGAAATGAAGAACGTTTGAATTATGCGCTTGAAACAATTAATAAACTTGAAAAGTCTCTTGAAATAGGAGAGTTCCATATTAATAAAAAGAATGTATTTACAGCAATTGACCTTAAACACATGCTGATTACGGCAAAATCTATTGTATTATCAGCACAAACACGGACCGAGAGCAGGAGCTGCCATTTCCGAGAAGACTATCCGGAAAAAGACGATTCAAATTGGATTAAAAGCATTTATGTCATCAAAGATAATGATGAAATGGAAGTTCGGACTCGATACTGGCCTAACCACCGAAAAAGCGGAGTGAATTTATGA
- a CDS encoding acyl CoA:acetate/3-ketoacid CoA transferase — protein MNTVDRISTKRSKIVSAEEAVKKIPNGATITIGGLISILCPEKVLSCLGDRFVKTGEPMNLSVITPVRVGWDSERSTGLEHIAKKGMLKRLISGSFNVKESPKLTSMIQNNEIEAYSFSMGTLFQLIRSIAGGHPGLLTTVGLNTYVDPRQGGGRLNEYTEEDIVRLLEIDGEKNLFFPSFPIDVAIIRGTTADENGNITLEEEPATLSGLEMAMAAKASGGYVIAQVKRVTENKTLHPRSVEIPGILVDAIVIDEEQKQSVLQTHEPSWTGEIKKPTSQLTKEMPLNANKIILGRALKEITSGSIVNLGVGIPVDFPKLALEKGFFDDLIFSLEHGAIGGMPMGVEVFGAHINPEAFVTSPQIFDYYQAGGLSSTLLGFAQIDGFGNVNVSKFNGIFRGSGGFIDITHKTPKILFCGTLTSGGLKLDVENGELKIKNEGRYKKFIKSVEHMTFNAREAVKKGQEVLYITERCVFSLEENGLLLVEYAPGTDVQKDILSNIECDVRISDELKLMDPGLFIQENEKMLKEKV, from the coding sequence GTGAACACAGTAGATCGCATCTCGACTAAACGTTCTAAGATTGTTTCTGCTGAGGAAGCAGTTAAAAAAATTCCTAATGGTGCTACGATTACAATTGGAGGTTTGATTTCTATTCTTTGCCCTGAAAAAGTCCTATCTTGTTTGGGTGATAGATTTGTTAAAACCGGTGAACCTATGAATTTATCTGTTATCACACCTGTAAGGGTTGGATGGGATTCAGAAAGAAGCACCGGACTTGAACATATAGCGAAAAAAGGAATGCTTAAAAGGTTAATCAGCGGTAGCTTTAATGTAAAAGAAAGCCCTAAATTAACAAGTATGATCCAAAACAATGAAATAGAAGCTTATAGCTTCTCTATGGGGACTTTATTTCAATTAATTAGATCTATTGCTGGTGGACATCCAGGCCTTTTGACAACAGTCGGGCTCAATACTTATGTTGATCCTAGACAAGGCGGAGGGAGATTAAACGAATACACCGAGGAAGATATTGTCCGTTTGCTTGAGATAGATGGCGAAAAAAATCTGTTTTTTCCGTCTTTCCCGATTGATGTCGCTATTATCAGAGGCACGACAGCAGATGAAAATGGAAATATAACACTAGAGGAAGAACCCGCAACATTGAGCGGACTTGAAATGGCTATGGCCGCTAAAGCAAGTGGTGGATATGTTATAGCACAGGTAAAGCGAGTAACTGAAAATAAGACTCTTCATCCGCGCTCTGTTGAAATACCAGGGATTTTGGTTGATGCAATTGTGATAGATGAGGAGCAGAAGCAAAGCGTATTGCAGACCCATGAGCCAAGCTGGACTGGAGAAATTAAGAAACCTACTAGTCAATTGACAAAAGAAATGCCTCTAAATGCAAATAAAATAATCTTAGGTCGAGCGCTAAAAGAGATTACCTCTGGATCAATTGTGAATCTAGGAGTGGGTATTCCTGTCGACTTTCCTAAACTTGCATTGGAAAAAGGGTTTTTCGATGATTTGATATTTTCCTTGGAACATGGAGCCATCGGGGGTATGCCGATGGGTGTTGAAGTATTTGGCGCTCATATAAATCCTGAAGCTTTTGTCACATCTCCCCAAATCTTTGACTATTACCAAGCGGGAGGACTTTCTTCAACGCTACTAGGATTTGCTCAAATTGATGGATTTGGCAATGTAAATGTCAGCAAATTCAATGGGATATTCCGTGGTTCCGGGGGGTTTATTGATATTACACATAAAACACCGAAAATCCTCTTTTGCGGAACATTAACCAGCGGGGGACTAAAGCTGGACGTAGAAAATGGTGAATTAAAAATTAAAAATGAAGGTCGCTATAAGAAGTTTATTAAGTCCGTAGAACATATGACATTTAATGCTCGAGAGGCAGTTAAAAAAGGACAAGAGGTTTTATATATTACGGAACGCTGCGTCTTTTCGTTGGAGGAAAATGGATTGCTTCTAGTGGAATACGCCCCAGGTACTGACGTACAAAAAGATATTCTTTCAAATATCGAATGTGATGTAAGAATTTCTGATGAATTAAAGCTTATGGATCCAGGGCTTTTTATTCAGGAAAATGAAAAAATGTTGAAAGAGAAGGTTTGA
- a CDS encoding acyl-CoA dehydrogenase family protein yields MKITEVQQNWKDVAEDFAKRKLEPATEWLEGEAFWTNAKKLADHGFLGLTLPEEYGGMNLNLFDALLMIEELCRVCPTSGRYAYHASMGIASFINHLGSEQQKKKYLPLVTSGKLFIALGMSEPEAGSAATDIMTTAVEEGDYFRLNGSKVFISDAHLADVFVVYARFGNSGHASDIGAILVERGTPGFTVGPDEENMSGEIQCALYFEDAMVPKENVLVTRDAFKKLMGVYNGVRLGYLAQTMGITQAAFDRTIEHVTQRKQFGKELCEFQGLQWMISDMYVQLEAARTLLYRAAEATSDNKPDKNSVSVAKIFVADAAQKITDTCIQLHGGYGFSKQYPLEWYYRCVRSASIAGGTLQVHKTMLASSVLKKKFDQRK; encoded by the coding sequence ATGAAAATAACTGAAGTTCAACAGAACTGGAAAGATGTTGCAGAGGATTTTGCAAAGCGTAAATTAGAACCAGCAACAGAATGGCTTGAAGGAGAAGCCTTTTGGACAAATGCAAAAAAGTTAGCGGATCATGGATTTCTAGGTTTAACTCTTCCCGAAGAATATGGGGGAATGAATTTAAATCTGTTTGATGCTCTTCTTATGATTGAAGAGTTGTGCCGTGTTTGCCCAACAAGCGGACGCTATGCCTATCATGCAAGTATGGGAATTGCATCATTTATTAATCATTTGGGAAGTGAACAACAAAAGAAGAAGTATCTGCCTCTCGTCACTTCGGGAAAACTTTTCATTGCACTTGGTATGAGCGAGCCGGAGGCAGGAAGTGCTGCAACTGATATTATGACAACAGCTGTTGAGGAAGGCGATTACTTTCGATTAAACGGTTCAAAGGTGTTTATTAGCGATGCCCATCTTGCGGATGTATTCGTTGTATATGCTCGTTTTGGCAATTCAGGTCACGCTTCGGATATCGGAGCAATTCTGGTAGAACGAGGCACTCCAGGATTCACAGTCGGTCCTGATGAAGAGAATATGAGCGGAGAAATACAATGCGCTTTGTATTTTGAGGATGCTATGGTACCGAAGGAAAATGTTCTGGTTACAAGGGACGCGTTTAAAAAGCTAATGGGAGTATATAATGGTGTTCGTTTAGGTTATCTAGCACAAACCATGGGTATTACACAAGCTGCATTTGATCGTACAATAGAGCACGTTACACAACGTAAACAATTTGGAAAGGAGCTTTGTGAGTTCCAAGGACTGCAATGGATGATTTCTGATATGTATGTACAACTTGAAGCAGCTCGTACATTACTGTATCGCGCAGCTGAAGCAACCTCAGACAATAAACCCGATAAAAATTCTGTCAGCGTTGCAAAAATATTCGTAGCAGATGCTGCTCAAAAAATCACTGATACCTGTATACAACTTCACGGAGGTTATGGATTTTCTAAACAGTATCCGCTTGAGTGGTATTACCGCTGTGTTCGTTCGGCTTCAATTGCTGGAGGCACATTACAAGTTCATAAAACAATGCTTGCTTCTAGCGTATTGAAGAAAAAGTTTGATCAACGTAAATAG
- a CDS encoding aldehyde dehydrogenase family protein encodes MIEVENSTIQVKNYINGRWVPSSNKETNKRENPADIEKIIATVPNSTLEDVNDAVEAAHKAFQTWSKVPPTKRGHYLYRFAELLSIHKTEVAELLTLEQGKPLEESFGEINKTINEVRFTAGEASRLAGETLPSEREDVEVRTIRVPKGVIAAISPWNFPLVTPLRKIAPALVTGNTVVFKPASLTAAMGAKIVELFEKAGLPEGVLNLVIGSGRDIGNQIVNHNKVRGITFTGSTSVGSEIYEQAARRLVQVQLEMGGKNAAIIYDCPDIDGAVNQIVPAAFANAGQRCTSISRIIVSESALEQTVDALKRKAEEYIVGDGIDKEVTMGPLVSINQLKTVQDYVQIGLEEGATLVTGGEVVSLKQKGYYYAPTIFTNVKSDHRIAKEEIFGPVLVVIPTKSFREALEICNDSDYGLAASCFTKNITYKAKFVNEIQAGMIHLNNGTISESHVPFGGLKQSGVGPFSIGSTAKDFFTDMKVIYDAE; translated from the coding sequence ATGATTGAAGTTGAAAATTCTACCATTCAAGTAAAAAACTATATTAATGGACGATGGGTTCCATCTTCAAATAAGGAAACAAATAAAAGAGAAAATCCAGCAGATATAGAAAAGATTATTGCAACAGTACCAAATTCAACTCTAGAAGATGTCAATGATGCAGTAGAAGCCGCCCATAAAGCATTTCAAACATGGTCTAAAGTCCCTCCTACTAAACGAGGCCACTACCTCTATCGATTTGCTGAATTATTGAGTATTCATAAAACAGAGGTGGCTGAACTGCTGACATTAGAACAAGGAAAACCACTTGAAGAATCATTTGGCGAAATCAACAAAACGATCAATGAAGTGCGCTTTACAGCTGGAGAAGCATCCAGGTTAGCGGGAGAGACGCTTCCAAGCGAACGTGAGGATGTTGAAGTCCGTACCATTAGGGTGCCAAAAGGGGTTATAGCGGCTATTTCACCGTGGAATTTTCCATTAGTAACACCGCTGAGAAAAATTGCTCCAGCACTGGTGACTGGAAATACCGTTGTTTTTAAACCAGCAAGTTTAACAGCTGCAATGGGAGCTAAAATTGTAGAGCTATTTGAAAAAGCTGGTTTGCCCGAAGGAGTATTAAACTTGGTGATTGGTTCAGGACGAGATATAGGCAATCAAATTGTTAATCATAACAAAGTTCGGGGGATTACATTTACCGGTTCCACTAGTGTCGGATCAGAAATTTATGAACAAGCTGCAAGACGCTTGGTTCAAGTTCAGCTTGAAATGGGAGGAAAAAATGCAGCGATCATTTATGATTGTCCGGATATTGATGGAGCCGTCAATCAAATTGTCCCTGCAGCGTTTGCGAACGCCGGACAAAGATGTACTTCAATCAGCAGAATTATCGTAAGTGAATCAGCTCTTGAACAGACAGTAGACGCCCTTAAGAGAAAAGCCGAAGAATACATTGTGGGTGACGGTATAGATAAGGAAGTGACAATGGGGCCATTAGTATCGATTAATCAGCTAAAAACAGTTCAGGATTATGTTCAAATTGGATTGGAAGAAGGGGCGACATTGGTAACAGGTGGAGAAGTTGTTTCTCTAAAACAAAAAGGTTACTACTATGCGCCTACTATTTTTACCAATGTGAAATCCGATCATAGAATTGCAAAAGAAGAAATTTTTGGCCCAGTGCTAGTTGTAATACCGACAAAAAGTTTTAGGGAAGCACTGGAGATTTGTAATGATAGTGACTACGGACTGGCAGCCTCTTGCTTTACGAAAAATATAACTTATAAAGCTAAATTTGTTAATGAAATACAGGCGGGGATGATTCATTTGAACAATGGAACAATTAGCGAGTCACATGTCCCATTTGGAGGATTAAAACAATCTGGAGTTGGCCCTTTCTCAATAGGAAGTACTGCGAAGGATTTCTTTACAGATATGAAAGTTATTTATGATGCTGAATAA
- a CDS encoding iron-containing alcohol dehydrogenase, protein MNIITDSFEFGLHTQIHFGVGKIQEIPDVIKKYGYKKLLICTDKGIVNSGALKRIESILKKESIQYEIFSDVEPDPTLRVVEKVGAIFKETECDALIGFGGGSSIDTAKGVSIRVANSGDLSQFEGKNMIPNKGPDVIAIPTTAGTGSEVTHATVLKDEERKHKMGILSEHLHPKVAILDPELLMTLPRGLAAITGMDALSHAIESYTSNQAQPITEALGLHSIELIGKWLRPFVDDRTNVEAASHMMIASTIAGAAFIWGRVAAVHALSHPLGGRYQVAHGLANAILLPVVMEYNLGTNFGKFKKIAEQLGENTDGLSDRSAAEKSVIAVKNLVMDLEIPKTLSAINIDLSDEEIAIVAQEAYESGVANANPRKVTEIDLVSIIKSIK, encoded by the coding sequence ATGAACATAATTACAGATTCTTTCGAATTCGGATTACACACTCAAATTCACTTTGGTGTTGGGAAAATTCAAGAAATCCCTGATGTAATCAAAAAATATGGTTATAAAAAACTTCTTATTTGTACAGATAAAGGTATTGTCAACTCAGGAGCTTTGAAAAGAATTGAGTCTATTTTGAAAAAAGAGAGCATTCAATACGAGATTTTTAGCGATGTAGAACCTGATCCTACATTGAGGGTGGTGGAAAAAGTAGGTGCTATCTTTAAAGAAACAGAATGCGATGCACTTATCGGCTTTGGTGGGGGAAGCTCAATCGATACAGCTAAAGGAGTCTCTATCAGAGTCGCAAATTCAGGAGATTTAAGCCAGTTTGAAGGAAAAAACATGATTCCGAATAAAGGGCCGGATGTAATTGCAATCCCCACTACGGCAGGTACGGGGTCTGAAGTGACTCATGCTACAGTCTTAAAGGATGAAGAAAGAAAGCACAAAATGGGTATTCTAAGCGAGCATTTACATCCAAAAGTGGCTATTTTAGATCCTGAACTTTTAATGACCTTACCTAGGGGACTTGCAGCTATAACTGGAATGGACGCCTTGAGCCATGCAATTGAATCATATACTTCAAATCAGGCTCAACCTATAACCGAAGCATTAGGACTGCATTCAATTGAACTGATTGGTAAATGGCTGAGACCGTTTGTGGATGATCGGACTAATGTAGAAGCAGCATCTCATATGATGATTGCAAGTACAATCGCCGGGGCTGCATTCATCTGGGGAAGGGTTGCGGCTGTCCATGCTCTTTCTCACCCACTAGGCGGTCGTTATCAAGTTGCTCATGGATTAGCAAATGCCATACTGCTACCAGTAGTAATGGAATACAACCTAGGCACAAACTTCGGAAAATTCAAAAAAATAGCTGAGCAACTTGGAGAAAATACCGATGGTCTAAGCGATAGAAGTGCAGCTGAAAAATCCGTTATTGCCGTCAAAAATTTGGTGATGGATTTAGAGATCCCCAAAACATTAAGTGCCATAAACATTGATCTATCAGATGAAGAAATTGCAATAGTTGCGCAAGAAGCATATGAAAGTGGTGTGGCTAATGCTAACCCTAGAAAAGTAACAGAAATTGACCTCGTGTCAATTATCAAATCTATTAAATAA
- a CDS encoding IS110 family transposase, whose protein sequence is MSQMLVGVDVSLRSHHVHFMNADGVTLADFSVSNDRTGADTLIKRILETAEKSQCAQLKIGMEATDQYAWHIAHYLQDQLKGYEPDVVTKVYVLNARKVARFKKGYDTLPKNDKIDAWVIADHLRFGRLPQEMKEAHHYEALQRLTRTRFHFMKEIGRNKTYFLNQLFLKFSGLRQDNPFSSTFGTTSLAVIEELDPETIAEMELEELISFLQEKGKNRFAEPEELAKYLQKLARSSYRLHKTMEDPVNISLSVTLSTIQHMESQIKRLDKEIAKLMKGIPQTLTSVKGIGDVFAAGLIAEIGDVKRFKDHHALAKYAGLVWNQHQSGEYEAENTSRMRTGNKYLRYYLIQAAESIRKHDSEYKAFYTKKYNEVPKHKHKRALVMTARKLVRLVYSLLRTNQLYTPPERRG, encoded by the coding sequence ATGTCACAAATGCTTGTCGGTGTAGACGTTAGTTTACGGTCCCATCATGTCCATTTCATGAATGCGGACGGAGTCACACTCGCTGATTTTTCTGTTTCCAATGATCGAACCGGGGCTGATACCCTGATCAAACGCATATTGGAAACAGCGGAAAAGAGTCAGTGTGCACAGTTAAAAATCGGAATGGAAGCAACAGACCAGTATGCCTGGCATATTGCCCACTATCTCCAAGATCAGTTAAAAGGATATGAACCCGATGTGGTGACGAAGGTGTACGTACTGAACGCACGGAAAGTCGCGCGCTTTAAAAAAGGGTACGACACCTTACCGAAAAACGATAAAATCGATGCCTGGGTTATCGCAGATCACTTGCGCTTTGGACGATTGCCACAGGAAATGAAAGAAGCTCATCACTATGAGGCTTTACAACGATTAACGAGAACCCGTTTCCATTTCATGAAGGAAATTGGTCGAAATAAAACCTATTTCTTAAATCAGCTGTTTTTGAAGTTCAGTGGTTTACGACAGGATAACCCCTTCTCCAGTACCTTCGGTACGACCAGTCTCGCAGTAATTGAGGAGCTGGATCCTGAAACCATCGCTGAGATGGAGCTTGAAGAATTAATTTCGTTTCTTCAGGAGAAGGGCAAGAACCGCTTCGCTGAACCTGAAGAGCTGGCGAAATATCTCCAGAAACTCGCTCGTTCCTCTTATCGCCTACATAAGACCATGGAGGACCCGGTGAACATCTCATTGTCCGTCACATTAAGCACCATCCAGCACATGGAGTCGCAAATCAAGAGGTTGGACAAAGAGATTGCCAAACTCATGAAAGGCATTCCACAGACGCTGACGTCTGTCAAAGGGATTGGAGATGTCTTCGCGGCCGGTCTGATTGCCGAAATTGGTGATGTGAAGCGATTCAAGGATCATCATGCGCTGGCCAAGTACGCTGGATTGGTCTGGAATCAGCACCAGTCAGGCGAATATGAAGCCGAAAATACAAGTCGGATGCGAACGGGCAATAAGTATTTACGATACTATCTCATACAAGCTGCCGAATCGATTCGCAAACATGATTCAGAATACAAGGCATTCTACACAAAGAAATACAATGAAGTTCCGAAACATAAACACAAACGTGCTCTCGTCATGACCGCAAGAAAACTGGTACGGTTGGTGTATTCGCTACTACGCACCAATCAATTGTACACACCACCCGAAAGGAGAGGGTAA